A part of Rhinoderma darwinii isolate aRhiDar2 chromosome 1, aRhiDar2.hap1, whole genome shotgun sequence genomic DNA contains:
- the LOC142669460 gene encoding uncharacterized protein LOC142669460 yields the protein MFQCGKQFTNNSGRFTHRRIHTREKPYSCSECGKCFIGKSSLVIHESSHTGEKPYSCSECGKCFTHKSSLVVHERSHTGKKPFSCSLCGKCLIDKSSLVRHERIHTGEKPYSCSLCGKCFKNKSHLVTHERIHTGEKPYVCSECGKCFINTSNPVIHERIHTGEKPFSCSLCGKCFTDNSTLVRHNKIHTGEKPYSCSLCGKCFVIHERIHTGEKPYLCSECEKCFITKSMLRDHQRSHTGEKPYSCTECGKCFTDKSNLVTHEKIYTGEKPYSCSLCGKCFTNKSHLVIHKRSHTGENPYSCSECEKCFTHNSHLVIHKRSHPGEKPYSCSECGKCFTNKSSLVAHANIHT from the coding sequence ATGTTTCAATGTGGTAAACAGTTCACAAATAACTCAGGTCGTTTTACGCACAGAAGAATTCACACAAGGGAGAAGCCATactcctgttcagaatgtggaaaatgttttataggtaaatcaagtcttgttatacatgagagtagtcacacaggagagaagccatattcatgttcagaatgtgggaaatgttttacacataaatcaagtcttgttgtacatgagagaagtcacacaggaaagAAACCATTTTCATGTTCATTATGTGGAAAGTGTTTgatagataaatcaagtcttgttagacatgagagaatccacacgggggagaagccatattcatgttcactatgtggaaaatgttttaaaaataaatcacatcttgttacacatgagagaattcacacaggagagaagccatatgtgtgttcagaatgtggaaaatgttttataaatacATCAAAtcctgttatacatgagagaattcacacaggagagaaaccattttCATGTTCATTATGTGGGAAGTGCTTTACAGATAACTCAACTCTCgttagacataataaaattcaCACAGGCGAGAAGCCGTACTCATGTTCactatgtgggaaatgttttgttatacatgagagaattcacacaggggagaaaccgtATTTGTGTTCAGAATGTGAGAAGTGTTTTATTACTAAATCCATGCTTCGGgatcatcagagaagtcacacaggagagaagccgtattcatgtacagaatgtgggaaatgttttacagataaatcaaatcttgttacacatgagaaaatttacacaggagagaagccatattcatgttcactatgtgggaaatgttttacaaataaatcacatcttgttatacatAAGAGGAGTCACACGGGAGAGaacccatattcatgttcagaatgtgaaaaatgttttacacataattcacatcttgttatacataaaagaagtcacccaggagagaagccgtattcatgttcagaatgtgggaaatgttttacaaataaatcaagtcttgttgcaCATGCGAACATTCACACATGA